In the genome of Aedes aegypti strain LVP_AGWG chromosome 2, AaegL5.0 Primary Assembly, whole genome shotgun sequence, the window ACTGATGCTTCTAGAAGCAATCAAACTATGTATAACAACAATTATTGTAAcagtaaaaaatgttgtacgcgaCTCTTCGTAACACGGCGAACACGGCAAACATCGTTGGGAGAATGTACGACTCATGCTGGAAAAATTTATAGCCTCTATAACtagttttaaggtgaagatgaatcgaagccaaacttgtaattttcaagagcacggatctggagaaccaaacatccgtttaagctagcagatggtgaccaatcgattaggttttcagctcaaacggatgtttggttcttcagatcaatgctcttgaaaatttgaactttggcttcgattcatcttccccTTAAATGGATATATTCCATAAACGAGACTCATTTCtagcaaaaaccttaatttgtACAAGCTGTTTATgcatgaaaacttaatcgattggtcactagcagatggtgaccaatcgattaggttttcagctcaaacggatgtttggttcttcagatcaatgctcttgaaaatttgaactttggcttcgattcatcttccccTTAAATGGATATATTCCATAAACGAGACTCATTTCtagcaaaaaccttaatttgtACAAGCTGTTTATGCATTAAAGATGTTTCATCGAATTTCCATACTAACTTTTTACGATGAGGTTCGAATCTGAACGCTTCATTGGTGTgttttattagaaaatttttcattttggtTGCCTATAGGTACCGAAGCTGTAAATTATGTTGTTTCCGAGAGAGGttatacgtaaaattttatctcattgaataaattgtaaatataaATTCACTTAGACATAATTGTCTAAACGTGTTTTGAAACAATGTTACAATACTTCAAACTTCTGTTGTGAGTATGACTATTATTGGCACCAGCCTTACCGCATTTTTcgctttatttatttacttcaatggattacaaatttgaaattgttgGCTTATTGTTGGAAATTATACCAAGATAAAGCCAACAGAGCAGCTGATAAAAGTCAATGgagtgttttgatagaaaaaatacTGCAAATTTAACGATTCAAACTTGATTGCCAAGAACAGTCGAATGGTGAAAAAGTCATGAATAacaattttgcaatttctcatcgtaaaagtttgtttttcatcACACCAGATtgttttgaaacggcatatttTCCTGCACTGACTTATGCAGCGTCGTGAGTCATTACGTAACTGATTTCagttaaaatcatcattttgcaacttgttgcgtaaacaagGTACTATTTACAAATTATTATAGACTTATAAAGGTGTTTttcatgtttattttaacttaaaacTCTTTTGTAGGTTATTTATTTTATAGATTATGCACCTTAATGCATAAATTCTGACTTCACGTTCTCTATCAACTTTCTCCTGTCCAGTTGTAACTGTAATTACGTCTATAAGttgttttgttttggatttcaaTGTGTTTATATATACGTTATCAAAAcccaaaactgaaaattgactcgattaaatgaaaaataaaaggcGCATTCAAAATGATCTATCCAAATCTATATaaacttctatataaataaaaatggagtggtgtttgtatgtcacgaaataacttgagaacgggctattggattttgaaatttatcatatagatatgatcctgaagtgttccgacgtgtttgtgcgtaTAAAAACGGAACTGCCTGTATTGTTTGGGACGTCCATGacgtttttcagcagcctacttgatggcaagacgaagcttGCCGGGACTACTAGTACAAAATAAaagtgaaacagcttggaatcaaaaCTCAATAATGCACCAAAACATTGAAGACACAAAAAGAAACATCAAACTACAGTGCAAATTCTATTTTAGctctgtgcactagcagaaagtttAAAATGAGAAGATTGATTTAGTACGTTCATTATTTCAGAAGGTTAGTGCCTACTCACGATTTTGAGTAGGGGCACCATTGTGCTAGTCATGTTGGGATTCCAACATGTGTCACCTTGAAAGAGAATGCAGAAATAAtcagaatttattttaaaaactatctaTGTTACCCCATTTTACGTACAATATTAATGGTGTATTATTTCCAGATGTCGTAAGCTACCAACAAGAAATTAGATCTCTGAGGCAATTTGGGGAACTTACTTATTTTCGGCCGATTTGTGCTCTTCGTCATAACGGGTTTTTGTGGACcaaatcttcagaaatttgaaGGTAAAATGCGTTTATACGCTGGAGCCCATGTTGAGCacaatatgtttttgaaaatcatcCAAGGCGAAGAGAATAAAGctaccaaaaatataacaaggtAATCAtagataattttaaataaatcatcaaTAAAAGCTTGAGAATAACGCCTTTTTAAATTGCTTAAATAAAAGCGTCATAGAAAATCTAACTTTAAGAGAGactaaaactattttaaaatttagagTAATTGCAAAAATAGAAGAGATATAAGTTTTATGTGTTTTCATTATAAAAAGCGCTAGAAGCACTCCAATACATCTTATTGATGTAATAGAGGAGTTGAAGAGTGCAAGTTGCATGTGGAATGGAATTGGATGAATTTTAGCCACTTATTCTAtgtttttccattattccatagTTTTGACTAATAGATGACACTTtctgggccttccttagccaagtggttagaatccgcggctacaaagaaaagccatgctgaaggtatttgggtttgattcccggtcggtccaggatcttttcgtattggaaatttccttgatttccctgggcatatagtattattgtacctgccacaccatatacgaatacgaaaatggcaactttggcaaagaaagctctcagttaattaactctggaagtgctcattgaacattaagctgagaagcaggctctgtcccagtgaggacgtattgGTATGAACCAGATGTTACTGTATAAGGCGTTACTCTCAGGATAAGCAGTGATGAGATTTTTCACAGAAACAAGCATTCTGAATTGATGTTAGACGAGCAGTGAATGGCATCTTTATGATGCAACAGTTTGCTGAAAGGGTTGCATTTGAATGCCTTTCAGATCGTAAATCAAAAGGATTACAAAATTCAAGTTAAATTCTGGATAATGGGAGTTTTCATTTATAACATTGGATCTTGTAATCTAAGATTTATCATTTTGTATAGGAAATCAAATATTGTGTTTAAGATTGATCTAAATTTTCAATCTCATTCATTGTTCATCTCTTCGAGAtttattttgattgcttatcattGAGATTACATTCACATTATGCATGCATACAACTTTCTTCAAATCTATCGACATCAGGAGATCACATAGTAATTTGCATTGCGTGCTGAACTGATCGTATGTTTGTCTAAATCACGCAAACATTCCATCACGAATTCATCTTCATAAGATGCCACAACTATGGCTATTTCTGTAGCAGCTCTATCACACCCTCCATTATCACTAGCTACATACAAGTGCCTAATAAGTACCCTCTGCCATCTTTACACCATAACAAAACAGGCACTTACCGTGAATCTTGCTCTCTCTTCCATGACCTCATAGCCGATGATCGGTATTCGAACGGCGACATTGTTATTACTGCTGATTTCTGCGTACTTTTCGGCCCTGCCCAAGTCGCCACCGTTGAATTCCGATGGCCTCCGGCTACTTTCGTACATTCTATGGCGCTGTCCACTGCCACTACTGGCCATCACGCTGCCCTGCCGAAACGGTGCCGGAGGCTGATGGGTGCTTTTGACCGCCAAAGTCCGCAGGCAAACCTCGGATTTGGCACCTAGGTACAAGTTGTTCGTATCCACTGCGTCACTCGTCGCAATCCCTCCGGGGGATTGGACACCGTTGTGGAGATCACTTTCGGACTTGGTGAACCGTAGCGATGACGATGGGTGGGTTTGGCGTTTCTGTAAACTCGGATAGGAAACAGAGCGTTTCTTGGGAGTTAGTACTGCAGAAGACGACGATATGCTGACGGTGCTTGAATTTCTCCACTTTTCATTTTTACTACTAGGCTGGTGATGATGATGGCGATGACTATTATGGTGATGGCCACCAGTAGCGCTAGCACCAACACTATTGATGTTACTGCTGCCACTGCCACTGACGACGATGCCTGTTGGCCCTCCGCCGAAGCTTCGACTTTTGTTGATAAAGTGATTCTGCTTCTGCTGGGTAGATGATAATTTGTTCCTGTCCCGTTTCTGTATAGCCCGAAGAGACATCTTCGCTCCCTGTCGAACTTGTACCTATAAACGTATCGCCACTGGTCACTGTATGAGCCGAGTAGAACCGATTCTAATTAGATGATACAATTGCCACTTTCCTTCGTGGTGATATATGCGTATACTCGAGGATTGTAGTATTTGCACACTGTCGTCCACTGTAGAAGAAACCTTGAAGATTGCACTTTTGCGAATGTTGTAGGACTGAACACTTCCTGATCATAAGCCAATTTGCGTTCGTTGTTTCTTTGTCCACTGTGTGGACTGGTCAGAGTGAAGCCCACCTTGTTCAGCGCAGAACACCCACTAGTTTGCGAACTGCGATTGATTTGATCATTTATGACACACAATTGGGCAAAGGTTTTAAATCTGAACTATTTCTGGCTGGAGAGCCAAATGAGATCGCCTTACTGACTGACTGGTCGGATGACTGAATGAAACTCTTACTTAGTTCCTGCAGCAGAGCTAAGTAGGTACACCCGCAGCTTACATGACTTTCGAGTTTTGAATGTTCGAATGCGTGGTTGAATCTCTCAATAGTAAGTGTTGAACGCAGCAGCAGAAGCAACAGCAGCAAACGAACGGAAAACAAAAAGCGAAACAAGCAATAAACATCTGTAGGAACCATGCTATAACGAAATGTGTTGTATATGTATCTACTTATTAACTGGTCTGTGCCTTGTGGATATTGGCATGAGTGCTGGTGCTGCATATTGAATGTTTTCATTCACCACCACGATACGACGATGTAGGCGAAAGGAGATTCAGCACGAAACATGCAACCAGAGTCTGTTGTGTAGTGGTATTCAACGAGCAGACACACCATTGAATGCGATATGCCTTGGCCCACGAGTACAACAGTTTTGTATTATATCACATGCTTGAAAGACTAGTTGATTTAAACGTGAATAGAGCTGTATTGATGCATAGTGGTAAGATTGAATGAACTCTACGGTGAATGGGACGTTTGTGTTGGCGATACTTAGAAGGTGTTTGCTTGGTATTCATTTTACTTTGAATTAAAGTCAAAAACCTAAGATGAACATTCGCTTGTTACAATTCAGCTTGGGTATCGGTTCGTTCATTTCAACGTGTTGCAATTCAATTAGCAAAAAGCAGTCATATTTCCAttgaacaaatttaaaatacatcacattgaaaaatgTTAACATTAGATATAAGTTTTGATGTGACGCACAGCATAGTTTTTTATTGAAATGGTagttttttttcgtaaatatTTCAATTAGCGAGTTATCGCTGTATCTATGAGAGAGTGAACGTTAGATACAGTGAAGCAATTAAGTATTGATACTATTAATTACCGAGTACATAATTTGTTAAACTaagtatttcaataaaaaaaagaaatacaaattaaaagagaaataaaaataaacaaaaataaatattgaagaGACCATTGAGTTAGTTATACAAAGGAGTTTTATCCATATCTCGGACATTCCCCGACTAATTGGAACTCTCAATGGCTCAGACGAAAACCAATGGGTTAATCTTACTTCTTaggtattttgacaaaaacaatttttgattttttttttatttgatgttgcgacatttttcaataattgcacCGATAAAACATGTCTAATTTTCtcacacacttaatttagaatgccgaatctcggctaattttaaccgagatccgcacagccgagtagtcggcaaacaaatttcctgggatctcagcaaataaaagctgagtatcagtaattcgtgcttcgttgctaagcaaccggacaatttgttagctgagtctcggttaaaatcaggaaaccgagattcgcacagccgagctcgtgaaaaaaatctaagtgtgcagCATTGGattgactaaaattttcaaccgtTACGGCATTAGAACTGTACCCTCATAATCTTTGAAAAGCTCTttaaaaattttggcggaaaaatctagaaaatattCGAAATCATTAATACAGTTAAAGTGCAAATATTTGGGTTCACACCTCAGTATAATGTATATATCATTCAATAGTTTGGGGTCACCTGTGGCGcatgcaaataatttttgtcaatttctCTGCCATTTTTTACCGATTTTAAAAGTTCATgggtaaaaaataattcagtaCATAGGTATTAGATTTTACAGAATTTTAGTGTTTGAAATAAGTTCTAGTGATTCCAAAATATTGCACTATACTGAGAGTgaaaacaaataacaaaaataatacctcAGTTTGTGCAACATATAAGACAAATATCATCTTATTTGTTCATTGTAGTAACAAaccaataacaaaaatatagaagaaaggcaataacaaaaaaattaagGAAACAAATCAGCTCAGGGCTGTTAATctctttaataaaataaaagagaAGAAATACAAAATAAGTTTTCCCGGCAAACATTGTTTTGCCAAGCAGTAAGCTGTGAAGTAGGCCATGTAAAACTCGCTTACAAAATGTCAGTGTATTGCGTCATGATTTGTTCCCTTTTCCGATTGGTTTTCACCAATGTTTGAACTTACAAACACGTTGAATCTCTTGTAGAATCCAAATTGTGAAAGAATTATGTCGATTCGTTGACCCGTCCTCGAACCGTTTCATAGCATATagacaccattccatttttattgatttatatacagatttttttacaaaataattgcTAAATAAGTTCTTCTCGTATAATAACAGTCAATTTAGTGGTTAGCAAATTTGTGAATTAtaatacactccaacctctttttacgacttTTTTTTTACGATGGTTCTTTTTACAACTACTTTGCTAcgaaattcagattaccgaccgtTTCTATAAATGATAAATATCTTGAAAGTAACCATGATGttaagcaaagttgttcagtagataaAGGGCTAACATGCGTTGGGGATTTGGGTTATTGGGATGCCGGATTCTGTCACCAGGCGGCGCGCTAGTGGgcttcgaaattttgtttttatgatatctcaggatcctgactactgcttctttggcaaagttgttcaacaacTCTAGCGCAGAGTTGCTCAAtcagtcatatcagctgatgactgatctactaaaactatcaatatcacttacGAGCTATCAATGTCATTTTGATTTTACACCCATCAGGTCTTATGCGACATCGACCTCTACATCATAATCACAGCAAAATGACTACGTGGTTAAGCTATTGACGTTTTCCAGTGACTAACACATAGTTTTAATCCTTCTGGAACACTGCCAAAAATATCGTACCGATGAATTGCCGTTTTAGTTGCTCAATTCAAGGCAAAACtcaacccatcagtgatatccatagtctatcgccatcaatgcactgctgatggagtagacagcgtgatattgatgtgatatagaatgATCCGAAATGTATCACAGTCGggctgtacaaatcagcaaattttaaactTTGATAGTGATAGCGAGCaactcaagcgctatcattataaaagccaagagattcgaaattGTGCCATTAGGTGGCGCTAATGTGCTTGAAGCTTTGTTATGGATATCTCAAGAACTTGACTACTTAGCAAACAGGCGTTTTCGAggaagttgtttagtaagtcaAGGACTATCTGTCATTGTTTGAGCAGTGAATTTCCAGATTTTGTCCCCAGGTGGCGCAAGTGaacataaatattttgttttgcggatatcgcAGGATCCTGAAcaattagaaagatggcatctttggcaaagtttttcagtagctaAAGGGATATCATTATTTAAGCCAATAGTTTCGAGATTTTGCGATCATCATCGATCGTGCGTTATCGTCGATATCTTGcaaatatctcaagatcctaaACACTTAGCTGACGTCTTCGGCTAGTTCAAGAACTATAATTATTTTAGTCAAGCGatttgagattttgccaccacacGGTACTAGTCAGCATGAACGAGTAGCTGTCACTGAAGAAGACtccaagtggtagtcgaaatacacgtatctgttaAAGATTAGCATTTAGGaacggaattaaaaggtacacggtactccatctacttttaagtttctctaatGAGATTCtactcagaggattcgaataaaTTAATAAGAGATGATACTTTTATTTTGCAGACATCTCATAAGCATGGCCACTTAAAAATATGgcgttttcagaaaaaaaaaagttcagtaactaaagggctatcattattctagtcaagagcttcgagattttgccatcaGGTGGCGCGTGTGAGCatacaacttttgttttgcaaatatctcaggatactACTTAAATTTTTGGCAAACTTTTTAAGAAAGCCATGGGATATCATTGTTTAAGCCATATAAATCGAAATTTTACCGTCGCACGGTGGCGCAtagccggacaaaacctcaaaattttATGTTCTAAAAATCATCTATCTATcgttgttcgtcaagggttccgacgtgtttgtgtgtataaaaatcccaggatattcaccgggaaagcctgaaaaacgagagtggacggaactgtcattttgtatgggacgttcCATAGCGTATTCTACAaccttgatggcaagacgaagtttgccgggactactagttttttaatattttttataggtTTCAACTCTTGTTTACCTATCACATTTCAAACAGTTGTATCTCAGCGAAATTATAACCGATTTGAGCTCATAtgcttcatttgaaaatattcttaagCCATAGATTTGATGACAATCTTTTTTTACAACAATAGGTTTTTGCTTGTAACAAAaaatgttcttgaaaatctgtcttaaaaattatgatcaattttcaaaacttcgtccgttttatgtgaagtgttttGTGAAACTGAGTCACCTACTATTAAGCAGCAaatgcccagacaaccaaaatgcacgtataacgaaatcacctggaggctttatatgtgcaaaatttcacttataagatgtcgcgaaaaggccttctacgtacaaaagtggaggcgatatgcgtgcatatattatgtgatgaataataacatacaatgcgagtgtataaatattctaccgaaccaatctgtgatcttatgcgacttaacttatgataacaaatgttgatttgacagctgctacggattgatgcgactcactttgtacgagtgtacgagacgaaacaaaatgtataaaagaactcagaaaagaagtgttttatgcgaggaaacttatcaaactgacgagtttatacacggtgttttgcgggtttgatgtaattagtatgaataaacgagttgtaacgtgaactttcatgcgatttctggttgtctgggtgatcCATACTTTCAAACgtaaaattgtttttcttgcccctctttgcccctagaggtgaaaatttatttttatgttgtaGGGttaaagcaccggttttggccagcataagagaaaatgtcaataaaaactgaatgggaagccgtatttatacaacaaatatgtcaaatgcaacctttcaatccatattacaTGTGtataatatcaaaactgagccaaaaccattttttcgctttgaaaatttcgttggtcaatataggccaacggaaccagtttcggccagagatttaacttcggttcctaaattggccaattgcattgatttctcatgagagtggccaaattagaagtgccctggccaaattaggtgtatgggagttaaaattataaagaaaattaattgtttttcttatgttttgaatcaatttggacaagtaaatgaatgtagctttGTCATATGAATGTGCTCTACTGCactcaaaaggtttcatgctgattggctatgtaaaacggtgtataatccactatggctacaactggcgtatggccaaaaccggtgcttctaccctgtTATAATTTACCTATTTTATCTACATCCTGTTCCAAAACTCGttcaaaattcaactgaaattacTTAAAAGAAGTTAAATGTTTATCTCTAGTTTtcgtttatgtatttttttgtatttcaatcaaatttcaaattgtacTAGCCATTTTATTTGATTGGAtaatttgcaagaaaatcaaattttcattttgacaTTTATTTTCAACGGGATGATATCGGATATCGAAGGAAATAGGTTATcattttcaagcaatttgggacgcatttgaggttttgtccgaccagTGGCGTGCCACTGTGCGTCGGGCGGCTTTAGTGAGTGAAACTTTTGTTTAAAGGATCCAGACCACGaagtttttggcaaagttgttcagtagcttaagatTTGTCATTATATTGCCAAGAAGTTAGAAATTTTGTCATTTGACGGCGCAACTTTTGAAAAGTTCTTATGTAAGTATAGTGCTGTTTTAATTCGGTACAGTAGATTTATTTTATTCCTCCATACGGCGCTAgcaagcatgaaacttttgttttaaagatttcccGGCATccaatttaagaaaaatgacGTCttcgcaaagttgttcagtatttCAGCGCC includes:
- the LOC5573012 gene encoding sorting nexin-16 — translated: MSLRAIQKRDRNKLSSTQQKQNHFINKSRSFGGGPTGIVVSGSGSSNINSVGASATGGHHHNSHRHHHHQPSSKNEKWRNSSTVSISSSSAVLTPKKRSVSYPSLQKRQTHPSSSLRFTKSESDLHNGVQSPGGIATSDAVDTNNLYLGAKSEVCLRTLAVKSTHQPPAPFRQGSVMASSGSGQRHRMYESSRRPSEFNGGDLGRAEKYAEISSNNNVAVRIPIIGYEVMEERARFTIFKLRIENSISHTCWLVLRRYTDFVRLNNKLRTFFPHCTLILPRKKWFGDNFSSGFIDNRIQGLQTFINTILGDEAMRTCPVVREFFCLDEPPSYSESMEESRIIFEAQEETISHLKQQLQTKDELISALQAKLAHEMSRNKVLSNVLRNSFEDCPKCAKQIGNHLKESAIK